Proteins from a genomic interval of Lolium perenne isolate Kyuss_39 chromosome 1, Kyuss_2.0, whole genome shotgun sequence:
- the LOC127320906 gene encoding putative disease resistance protein RGA1 has product MAEFVIRPLVSMLMGKASNYLLKHYKVMDGMEEQREILERKLLAILDIIEDAEEKGAHRPGVTAWLEALKKVAYEANDVFDEFKYEALRRDAKAKGHYRKLGFDIVSLFPVHNPIVFRYRMGKKLCRIVHLIELLVIEMNAFGFRNQLQAPPSKQWRITDSIIMDSEKDIVSRSRNEEKKKIVNILIDRASDRDLTVLPIVGMGGLGKTTFAQLLYNDPEIKEYFQLQRWCCVSDDFDVAKIASSICQTYENNREKALQDLQKEVSGKRYLIVLDDVWNEDADKWEKLKTCLKHGGKGSVVVTTTRKTKVAQIMKTCIDDSHNLGDLHKVFLKEIFENRAFCLQKPNAPELSDVVEKIINRCGGSPLAAKAFGSLLSNKTSMKEWTDVLTRSNTCNEKRGILPILKLSYDDLPPHMKQCFAFCAVFPKDYDIDVEILIQLWMAQDFIQLKEGDNLEKAGREIFDELTWRSFFQDVKQKPQREKWQLRSSRTVCNIHDLMHDIALSVMGKDCVTIGYGTNKKELLSAGPTRHLFVSYSNIRALLDDYVKKHSPALQTLLYTDYSTFGSAPHMSLRALKYELRKFPLTPRHLLHLRYLDLSNNWYMKDLPKEISILYHLQTLNLSNCKCLVRLPKDMKYMTNLCHLYTNGCRSLECMPPDLGQLTSLQTLTYFVVGSSSGCSTIGELQELNIGGELVLSRLEHVTEDHAKASSLGNKENLTHLSLEWSDDNSEELDQQRNVLDALKPHAGLQFLKIHSYRGTGFPSWVTSLTSLQHLTELHLDGCTMCEEFLQFGQVKALKVLVLRNLSKLQSLCSHDSSAAFSALKDLTLENLEILERWVAIDGEELTFPLLENVRIKKCPKLTTLPEAPKLKVMQLIEDKVHLSLSVFRSRCMSYLSDLLLDIMDTEATPALMLDQDHEVCISTMQLIHCSVLFSSNPLQPTVGVWKWFHQLVDLKIIGCHMLICWPEEEFRSLVSLKKLSVSICSKLIGPTKVKGNCTRGRDQLLSNLKELQIINCESLTELFVLPPSLTRITIISCDSLEFIPGRDDRELESLQHFDTPASAENCNDLTTTSMTEQSASPRTNPLPCLVSLDISGCPKLRLVSAQLDALIDLSFMECSGLESLDCLGDLPSLESLLLGKCRHLKSLPGRLGNYSALQKLTVRYCPAINMKPIYGHLQHRLNSLEYKDISHVCSSDPDEGPKLWEPKSWKYAIHRRH; this is encoded by the exons ATGGCTGAGTTTGTAATCAGGCCTCTGGTCTCCATGTTGATGGGGAAGGCGTCCAATTACCTCCTGAAGCACTACAAGGTGATGGACGGCATGGAGGAGCAGCGTGAGATCCTGGAGCGCAAGCTTCTGGCCATCTTGGACATCATCGAAGATGCGGAGGAGAAAGGAGCTCACCGACCTGGAGTGACTGCTTGGCTCGAAGCGCTCAAGAAGGTGGCCTACGAGGCGAATGATGTCTTCGACGAGTTCAAGTACGAGGCGCTCCGGCGTGACGCCAAGGCGAAGGGGCACTACAGGAAGCTTGGCTTTGATATCGTAAGCCTCTTTCCTGTTCATAACCCCATTGTATTTCGGTACAGAATGGGCAAGAAGCTGTGCAGGATTGTGCACCTCATCGAGCTCCTTGTCATAGAGATGAATGCCTTTGGATTCAGAAACCAGCTGCAAGCACCACCATCCAAGCAGTGGCGTATCACAGATTCTATAATCATGGACTCCGAGAAGGATATTGTCAGCAGGTCCAGAaatgaagagaagaagaagatcgTGAATATATTGATTGATCGAGCTAGCGACAGAGATCTCACTGTCCTTCCCATTGTTGGAATGGGTGGGCTGGGCAAGACCACCTTTGCTCAGCTTCTCTACAATGACCCTGAAATCAAGGAGTATTTCCAGCTCCAGAGGTGGTGTTGTGTGTCAGATGATTTTGATGTTGCTAAGATTGCAAGCAGCATCTGTCAGACCTATGAGAACAATCGTGAAAAGGCATTGCAGGACCTTCAAAAGGAAGTAAGTGGGAAGAGATACCTTATTGTGTTGGATGATGTCTGGAATGAAGATGCTGATAAGTGGGAAAAACTCAAGACCTGCCTGAAGCACGGTGGCAAGGGGAGTGTAGTAGTGACGACCACCCGTAAAACAAAAGTGGCTCAAATTATGAAAACGTGTATCGATGATAGCCATAATCTCGGAGATCTTCATAAAGTATTTCTGAAGGAAATATTTGAGAATAGAGCCTTCTGTTTGCAGAAGCCAAACGCTCCCGAGCTAAGTGACGTGGTTGAAAAGATTATCAACAGATGTGGCGGCTCTCCTTTAGCTGCCAAAGCCTTCGGATCTCTGTTGAGCAACAAGACTAGCATGAAAGAATGGACAGATGTACTGACCAGAAGCAACACTTGCAATGAGAAGAGAGGAATTTTACCTATACTCAAGCTCAGCTACGATGACTTGCCACCACACATGAAACAATGCTTTGCTTTTTGTGCTGTATTTCCCAAAGATTATGATATTGATGTGGAAATTTTAATCCAGCTATGGATGGCGCAAGATTTCATACAGCTGAAGGAAGGCGACAACCTTGAAAAGGCGGGCAGAGAAATTTTTGACGAGCTAACTTGGAGGTCATTCTTTCAAGATGTCAAGCAAAAACCTCAAAGAGAAAAGTGGCAGCTCCGTTCTAGTAGAACAGTATGCAACATACACGATCTTATGCATGACATTGCCTTATCTGTCATGGGAAAAGATTGTGTTACTATTGGTTATGGGACTAATAAGAAGGAGCTGTTGTCGGCAGGCCCTACTCGTCACCTGTTCGTATCATATAGTAATATCAGAGCTCTTTTGGATGATTATGTGAAGAAACATTCTCCAGCTCTCCAGACACTGTTATATACAGATTATTCCACTTTTGGCTCAGCACCACACATGTCGCTACGAGCACTGAAATATGAATTGAGAAAGTTTCCACTGACACCAAGGCACTTACTGCACCTGAGATATCTTGATCTCTCAAATAACTGGTATATGAAAGATCTTCCGAAGGAAATAAGCATACTGTATCATCTACAGACTCTTAACCTTTCTAATTGCAAGTGTCTTGTTCGACTTCCAAAGGATATGAAGTATATGACAAATCTCTGTCACCTCTATACTAATGGATGCAGATCACTGGAGTGCATGCCTCCAGACCTCGGGCAACTCACTTCTCTACAGACTCTAACGTATTTTGTGGTGGGTTCTAGTTCTGGTTGTAGTACTATTGGGGAACTACAGGAGTTAAATATTGGCGGTGAATTAGTGCTATCTCGTCTTGAGCATGTAACTGAAGACCATGCCAAAGCATCCAGCCTTGGAAATAAAGAGAACCTAACACATTTATCTCTTGAATGGAGCGATGACAACAGTGAGGAACTGGACCAGCAAAGGAATGTGCTTGATGCTCTCAAACCTCATGCTGGGCTGCAGTTTCTAAAAATACACTCCTACAGAGGTACTGGCTTTCCATCATGGGTGACAAGTCTTACTTCTCTGCAGCATCTGACCGAGCTCCACCTAGATGGTTGTACGATGTGTGAGGAATTTCTGCAATTCGGTCAAGTTAAGGCTCTCAAAGTCCTTGTTTTGAGAAATTTGAGCAAATTGCAAAGCTTATGCAGTCACGATTCATCTGCAGCATTTTCAGCATTAAAAGACCTCACATTAGAAAATTTGGAAATTCTTGAGAGATGGGTGGCAATAGATGGAGAAGAGTTAACATTTCCTCTACTTGAGAATGTTAGAATTAAGAAATGCCCAAAGCTAACAACTCTGCCTGAAGCACCAAAACTCAAAGTTATGCAGCTAATAGAAGACAAGGTTCATCTATCCTTATCagtat ttagatcgAGGTGCATGTCTTACTTGTCTGACTTATTACTCGATATCATGGATACCGAAGCAACACCAGCACTAatgcttgatcaagatcatgAAGTGTGTATTTCGACAATGCAGCTGATTCATTGCAGCGTTTTGTTCTCCTCAAATCCATTGCAGCCAACAGTTGGGGTCTGGAAATGGTTTCATCAGCTTGTGGATTTGAAGATTATAGGTTGCCACATGCTCATCTGCTGGCCTGAAGAAGAGTTCCGAAGCTTGGTATCATTGAAGAAATTGTCAGTTTCTATTTGCAGCAAGCTAATAGGCCCCACCAAAGTGAAAGGAAACTGTACTCGAGGAAGGGATCAGCTCCTGTCAAATCTTAAAGAGCTACAAATAATCAATTGTGAAAGCTTGACAGAGCTTTTCGTTCTTCCCCCATCTCTCACTCGTATTACCATTATATCCTGTGATAGTCTTGAGTTCATACCGGGGCGGGATGATAGAGAGTTGGAGAGTCTACAACATTTCGATACACCAGCGTCGGCGGAAAACTGCAATGACCTTACAACCACAAGTATGACAGAGCAGTCTGCTTCACCTAGAACTAATCCTTTGCCATGTCTCGTGTCTTTAGATATATCTGGCTGTCCGAAACTTCGTTTGGTGTCAGCGCAGTTGGATGCACTCATAGATTTAAGTTTTATGGAATGTAGTGGTCTGGAGTCACTGGACTGTTTGGGAGACCTACCATCACTTGAATCACTACTTCTTGGGAAATGCAGACATCTGAAGTCCTTACCAGGTAGACTTGGAAATTACTCAGCCCTTCAGAAGCTCACCGTTAGATACTGCCCAGCTATAAATATGAAGCCAATTTATGGACACCTCCAACACCGGCTCAATAGCCTTGAATACAAGGATATATCTCATGTTTGTTCAAGCGATCCTGACGAAG